One Brevibacterium spongiae DNA segment encodes these proteins:
- a CDS encoding ABC transporter ATP-binding protein yields MTETETQASPAPALGLHAENVTVTFGHGDRAFTAVDSADLHVRPGEIVGLVGESGSGKSTLSRVICGLQRDYDGKVSIDGREFAQKRTSAQWRVVQMVFQDPFASLDPRYTVRATLVEVIRHHRLASGAALRDRCRQLMEMVRLPEEFLDRTPTAMSGGQRQRVAIARALAVEPNVIVADEAVSALDVSVQAEIVALFARLREELDLSILFISHDLAVVKKLCERIYVIHHGRLVEENTTEAIFASPRDDYTKTLLEAIPSFDSAYLDRIRGGER; encoded by the coding sequence ATGACCGAGACCGAGACTCAGGCTTCGCCCGCACCAGCACTCGGACTGCACGCCGAGAACGTCACCGTCACCTTCGGCCATGGCGACCGGGCCTTCACTGCCGTCGACTCCGCCGATCTGCACGTGCGACCCGGCGAGATCGTCGGGCTGGTCGGCGAGTCGGGATCGGGAAAGTCGACGCTGTCACGCGTCATCTGCGGACTCCAGCGCGACTACGACGGAAAGGTGAGCATCGACGGCCGGGAGTTCGCGCAGAAGCGCACGAGCGCCCAATGGCGTGTCGTACAGATGGTCTTCCAGGATCCTTTCGCCTCCCTCGATCCCCGTTATACGGTTCGGGCGACCCTCGTCGAGGTGATCCGCCATCACCGTCTCGCCTCTGGGGCCGCACTGCGGGACCGGTGCCGGCAGCTCATGGAGATGGTGCGTCTGCCCGAGGAATTCCTCGACCGCACACCGACCGCCATGTCGGGCGGGCAGAGGCAGCGGGTGGCGATTGCCCGAGCACTGGCCGTCGAACCCAACGTCATCGTCGCCGACGAGGCGGTCTCCGCGCTCGATGTCAGCGTTCAGGCGGAGATCGTCGCACTCTTCGCCCGACTGCGCGAGGAGCTCGATCTGTCGATCCTCTTCATCTCCCATGATCTGGCCGTCGTCAAGAAGCTGTGCGAGAGGATCTACGTCATCCACCACGGCCGCCTCGTCGAGGAGAACACCACCGAGGCGATCTTCGCCTCCCCGCGCGACGACTACACGAAGACTCTGCTGGAGGCGATCCCCAGCTTCGACAGCGCCTACCTCGATCGGATTCGAGGAGGAGAACGATGA
- a CDS encoding ABC transporter substrate-binding protein, which translates to MMRTRFGAMTAALCACLLVLAGCGSGGEKTVRPGGDLVFARAADATTLLPPTTTQNEDIWTLQQVYETLTLNKPDGTGVEPGLATDWEESEDKLSWTFHLREGVKFHSGKELDADDVVFSLNYARDQEDENNLWAAEFDPIKDVKKVDDSTVRIDLSQPWGPLPSYMALFAASIYPDDFGGHDAEYMAAHADGTGPFKVDKWNKGQSLKLVKNPDYWEKGVPSLDSVTFNVVSEDNTRRLQLLGGQADINQEPAPLSMSQLSRSQDINAQAFTSTKILYFNLNNKEKGLDDPKLRRAMSYAIDRESIVEVVYAGYAEPATSFISPGLSGHSDDVDSSQFDMEKAKQLVKESDHPDGIDITIQIPSGVPDRELLAQIAQQAWQDIGLRVRVQKLDDATLTTNRTNGDFQVQVSYATSDVSDTSQMINFLAITDDSGIRSGYANPQVEKWAEEAVAEEDPDKQNELYAEIQQKVADEAPIVPIAYQKALYGMSRDVVDFQPYVLGTYGLKETKLKH; encoded by the coding sequence ATGATGCGCACACGCTTCGGCGCAATGACTGCCGCGCTCTGCGCCTGCCTACTCGTCCTCGCCGGGTGCGGCTCGGGCGGTGAGAAGACTGTACGGCCCGGAGGCGATCTCGTCTTCGCTCGCGCCGCCGATGCCACCACTCTCCTGCCCCCGACGACGACCCAGAACGAAGACATCTGGACGCTGCAGCAGGTGTATGAGACTCTCACGCTCAACAAACCCGATGGGACCGGAGTCGAACCGGGTCTGGCCACGGACTGGGAGGAGTCGGAGGACAAGCTGTCGTGGACGTTCCATCTGCGCGAAGGGGTCAAGTTCCACAGCGGCAAGGAGCTCGACGCCGACGACGTCGTCTTTTCGCTCAACTATGCCCGCGATCAAGAGGATGAGAACAACCTCTGGGCGGCCGAATTCGACCCGATCAAAGACGTGAAGAAAGTTGATGACAGCACTGTGCGCATCGACCTGTCACAACCGTGGGGTCCATTGCCGAGCTATATGGCGCTGTTCGCCGCGTCGATCTATCCCGACGACTTCGGAGGCCACGATGCCGAGTACATGGCCGCGCATGCCGACGGCACGGGACCGTTCAAGGTCGATAAGTGGAACAAGGGGCAGAGCCTCAAACTCGTGAAGAACCCGGACTATTGGGAGAAGGGCGTCCCCTCGCTGGATTCCGTGACGTTCAATGTCGTCAGCGAGGACAACACGCGCCGCCTGCAGCTGCTCGGTGGGCAGGCCGACATCAATCAGGAACCGGCACCGTTGAGTATGAGTCAGCTCTCCCGCTCCCAGGACATCAACGCCCAGGCGTTCACTTCGACGAAGATCCTCTACTTCAACCTCAACAACAAGGAGAAGGGCCTCGACGACCCCAAGCTGCGGCGCGCGATGTCCTACGCCATCGACCGGGAGTCCATCGTCGAGGTGGTCTACGCCGGATACGCCGAACCCGCCACTTCATTCATCTCCCCCGGTCTCTCCGGACACTCGGACGACGTCGACAGCAGCCAGTTCGATATGGAGAAGGCCAAGCAGCTGGTCAAGGAGTCCGATCACCCCGACGGCATCGACATCACGATCCAGATTCCGTCGGGAGTGCCCGATCGTGAGCTTCTCGCCCAGATCGCTCAGCAGGCCTGGCAGGACATCGGCCTGCGCGTTCGCGTCCAGAAGCTCGACGACGCGACGCTGACGACGAATCGGACGAACGGTGACTTCCAAGTCCAGGTCAGCTATGCGACCTCGGACGTCTCCGACACTTCGCAGATGATCAACTTCCTCGCCATCACCGACGACTCCGGAATCCGATCAGGGTACGCGAATCCCCAGGTGGAGAAGTGGGCGGAGGAAGCCGTGGCAGAGGAGGATCCGGACAAGCAGAACGAACTGTATGCCGAGATCCAACAGAAGGTCGCCGACGAAGCCCCGATCGTCCCGATTGCCTACCAGAAGGCGCTGTACGGGATGAGCAGAGACGTCGTGGACTTCCAGCCCTACGTCCTCGGCACCTACGGGCTGAAGGAGACGAAGCTCAAGCACTGA
- a CDS encoding hybrid-cluster NAD(P)-dependent oxidoreductase: MRYRHSTFTSQRAGAAASAAGNPDTAMPLSKATFRVPAKTGRTWADWPAQAAPIAPAASGPVPAHPAAITPVEPPAQTGQLAVVAETPLDPELLTGPVEVTGITQVTRDVKTFELRAGWMSVVDFAPGQYVTMRIPELGLERCYSISSAPFGTNIFTITVKRVAGGAVSTHLHDFVQVGDHLHVDGPYGLFSTNFHQAERHLFLSAGSGITPIMAMVRSLLARQGGYGTDIAFVHSASTPVDIIFRAELEQLAEVAGVSVTILCSRDGESETWAGRRGRIDADTLAEAVPDAADRETFVCGPGPYMDAVRPLLAEAGVPQARTHEESFVFATSPADRLARAEARAEAAGGVAGVTGVCHSVEFTVSGRVVDCDESTTVLDSALDAGLSMPSSCSEGACGTCKSVLVSGEVEMKHAGGIRPKEIAAGMFLPCCSTPLTDLVVER, translated from the coding sequence ATGAGGTATCGTCACTCGACATTCACTTCTCAGCGTGCCGGTGCGGCAGCATCAGCGGCCGGGAACCCAGACACTGCGATGCCCCTGAGCAAGGCGACCTTCCGTGTGCCCGCGAAGACCGGGCGGACGTGGGCCGACTGGCCTGCACAGGCGGCCCCGATCGCTCCTGCAGCTTCTGGCCCCGTACCCGCTCACCCGGCCGCGATCACCCCGGTCGAACCGCCTGCTCAGACGGGCCAACTGGCCGTTGTGGCGGAGACGCCGCTCGACCCGGAACTGCTCACCGGCCCCGTCGAGGTCACCGGCATCACCCAGGTCACCCGCGACGTGAAGACCTTCGAGCTGCGAGCCGGATGGATGTCCGTCGTCGACTTCGCTCCTGGCCAGTACGTGACGATGCGCATCCCCGAGCTCGGACTCGAGCGCTGCTACTCGATCTCCTCGGCGCCCTTCGGCACGAACATCTTCACCATCACGGTCAAGCGCGTGGCCGGGGGAGCGGTGTCGACCCACCTGCACGACTTCGTGCAGGTCGGCGATCATCTCCACGTCGACGGGCCCTACGGGCTCTTCAGCACCAACTTCCACCAGGCCGAACGTCACCTCTTCCTCTCCGCCGGCTCCGGAATCACCCCGATCATGGCGATGGTGCGCAGCCTGCTGGCCCGGCAGGGCGGGTACGGCACCGACATCGCCTTCGTCCACAGCGCCTCGACGCCGGTCGACATCATCTTCCGCGCCGAGCTCGAACAGCTCGCCGAAGTCGCCGGGGTCAGCGTCACCATCCTCTGCTCCCGCGACGGGGAGTCGGAGACGTGGGCGGGTCGGCGCGGGCGGATCGATGCGGACACCCTCGCCGAGGCGGTCCCCGACGCGGCCGACCGCGAGACCTTCGTGTGCGGGCCGGGCCCCTATATGGACGCGGTGCGTCCCCTGCTCGCCGAGGCGGGAGTGCCGCAGGCTCGGACGCATGAGGAATCATTCGTCTTCGCGACCTCACCTGCCGACCGGTTGGCCAGGGCCGAGGCGAGGGCCGAGGCCGCGGGAGGCGTCGCCGGAGTCACGGGTGTGTGCCATTCGGTCGAGTTCACGGTCTCCGGGCGCGTGGTCGACTGCGATGAGTCCACGACAGTCCTCGACTCTGCTCTGGATGCGGGTCTGTCGATGCCCTCGTCCTGCTCGGAAGGTGCCTGCGGAACCTGCAAGTCCGTCCTCGTCAGCGGTGAGGTCGAGATGAAGCACGCCGGAGGGATCCGACCGAAGGAGATCGCCGCCGGAATGTTCCTGCCCTGCTGCTCGACCCCGCTGACCGACCTCGTCGTCGAACGCTGA